Sequence from the Fodinibius salicampi genome:
TTTGGATATTGCCAACCCGAGTCCTGTCCCCCCGTATTTCCGGGTAGTTGAGGAGTCAGCTTGCTCAAAAGAACTAAAAATTCCCTTTAGTTTATCTTTTGGAATTCCGACCCCTGTATCCTTAACAGAAAATTTTATTATATGATTATTTTCATCCTCAGATTCAAGCTGCGTAATTTTGAATAAAACTCTTCCCTCTTCAGTAAACTTTACAGCGTTGCTTCCATAATTTACAAGGATTTGCCTTATTCTCGTCGAATCTCCGAGTAGTACTTCTGGTATTTTGTCCTCAATTGAATAATCAATCTCAATATTTTTTTCATTGGAGGAGAAAGAGATCACCTGTACTACCTCTTGAATAATTCTTTTTATTTCAAAAGGTATTTCTTCAATTTCCATCTTGTCGGCTTCCATTTTGGAAAAATCCAAAATGTCATTGATCACTCTTAACAGAGATTTGGCACTTGTTTTAACCATCTTGGATAGCTCGCGCTGCTCACTACTAAGGTCTGTTTCCAGCAACAGGTCATTCATCCCAATGACCCCATTCATGGGGGTACGAATTTCATGGCTCATATTTGCCAGAAATACACTTTTGGCCTCGGATGCTTCCACAGCCTTGTCCTTCATCTTTTTATACTCTTTTACCAACTCATTTAATTCTTTCGTCCGTTCCTGAACTTCCTTTTCAAGCTTTTCAGTATACGCAATAGCTTCTTGCTGGAGCTTCCATTTGTTCGTAAGCGATAATGCCGTCTGTTTTAAAGCCGTAGCATCAAAAGGCTTTTTCATAAATAATAACTTATCAGTATTGCCCAGGTTACGAACAATTTCATCCCATGAATAATCGGAATAAGCGGTACAGATTACCATCTCGATATAAGGATAATCTTCCCATATTTTTTTGATAGTTTGTATGCCGTCTATACCGGGAGGCATTCTTACATCCATAAAAACCAGAGCATAAGGATTTCCCTTTCCTGCCGCATCCTCGACCATTCGAATGGCTTCCTCTCCCTGGTATGCATGGTCTATATCATATTCAATATTCACCCCTTCATCTTCTTTGTCGGATGATGGGGTACCAAAAAGCTCATCGGCCATCTCTTGAAGCTCGACGTCTGAGTCTTTTGTATGGTTTGTAAGTATAGCCTCTATATCCTCATGAATGGCTTCATTATCATCCACTAAGAGAATATGATATGCCTGATCCATAGCTGATTTACTTGTTTAATTTGAACCCTACCACATCCTTCTATTTCTTCGCCGTCATCAGATGCTTAATAATTAGAATAATTAAATATTTGTAAAAATATCCTTTTATAAGATTAACTTAAAAAATAAATAAGTACAACATTTTTCATGTTTGACTAAAACTTTTCCAAAAAATGAATTAATCCCATGTAATCATAACGAAAAACCCGACCTTTATAAATTCTATACCTGGCAATTTAATATGGTAATTAATAATCATCATCAAAATTGGACTGGTTGTCAGTTCGATTAATCTTCCATTTTAGGCTTCTCTTTTGATCTGGGAAAAACAAGAATAAAAGTCGCTCCTTTACCAA
This genomic interval carries:
- a CDS encoding response regulator; this encodes MDQAYHILLVDDNEAIHEDIEAILTNHTKDSDVELQEMADELFGTPSSDKEDEGVNIEYDIDHAYQGEEAIRMVEDAAGKGNPYALVFMDVRMPPGIDGIQTIKKIWEDYPYIEMVICTAYSDYSWDEIVRNLGNTDKLLFMKKPFDATALKQTALSLTNKWKLQQEAIAYTEKLEKEVQERTKELNELVKEYKKMKDKAVEASEAKSVFLANMSHEIRTPMNGVIGMNDLLLETDLSSEQRELSKMVKTSAKSLLRVINDILDFSKMEADKMEIEEIPFEIKRIIQEVVQVISFSSNEKNIEIDYSIEDKIPEVLLGDSTRIRQILVNYGSNAVKFTEEGRVLFKITQLESEDENNHIIKFSVKDTGVGIPKDKLKGIFSSFEQADSSTTRKYGGTGLGLAISKQLAGLMGGEVGVESELGVGSTFWFTIPLSKYEGTEEVSTTDPKRSAEDLRPLLEKLHILVAEDNKINQIVARKILEKEGFEVDIVETGTEAVKAVEDKDYAFVLMDIQMPEMDGYDATKLIREAEENSDEHIPIIALTASAMEEDRDLCFQAGMDDYVSKPVDKNELIRALKETARAKYNFADN